A single region of the Mustela lutreola isolate mMusLut2 chromosome 2, mMusLut2.pri, whole genome shotgun sequence genome encodes:
- the NDUFV3 gene encoding NADH dehydrogenase [ubiquinone] flavoprotein 3, mitochondrial isoform X1, giving the protein MAASLLLRRGRSAALKTVLREARLCRGLASTVSLSAESGKTEKGLPPNSKRQSPPKNVVEPKERGKLLATPAAAELSKNLSSPSPYPVVSPGERVAGPRPSPEDSVLFTDKGVPEFLSRKTLVEFPQKVLPPFRKQGSDSRAAQENRGGTDGSSSSSSSSSSSSDSESDEEGGGSTLGPQVTSRGRGGLPKPQASHSLENGAPKIAASTKEKTRSQQGQPDPSPPERPRQAKKKGTPVRPLEDRKDTKPRTTAPGLHADKELMKQNVKEKQMGKILRSSEKDKESPKPLEVKKASPDHVKSGLSTQPAGSPAPATSGLSAQPAASSTPVTSGLSTQPAASPVPSSEASRAGGQLQAPPETRDGRLEKQVLERDGEGAFPPVGREGSGKRIVGGVLQAREEALGEQVPPVQHQPGKPAGLELEGKDETASAPGPAERGDTQEPAQATSPAEPFDNTTYRNLQHHDYTPYTFLDLNLDLSKFRIPQPSSGRESPRH; this is encoded by the exons ATGGCGGCCTCCCTTCTGCTGCGGCGAGGACGGTCCGCGGCGCTGAAG ACTGTGCTCCGAGAAGCACGGCTGTGTCGGGGACTTGCTTCCACGGTTTCCCTCTCTGCAGAATCAGGGAAGACCGAAAAGGGACTGCCACCGAATTCCAAGAGGCAAAGCCCACCAAAAA ATGTAGTGGAACCAAAGGAGAGGGGCAAGCTACTAGCCACCCCAGCAGCAGCTGAATTGTCTAAAAACTTGTCTTCACCCAGTCCTTACCCAGTTGTGAGTCCGGGCGAGAGGGTAGCTGGCCCTCGCCCCAGTCCCGAGGATAGCGTGCTATTCACAGACAAAGGGGTTCCAGAGTTTTTGTCAAGAAAGACTTTggtagagtttcctcaaaaagttctgCCTCCATTCAGAAAACAGGGTTCGGATTCCAGAGCTGCTCAGGAGaacaggggagggacagatgggTCCTCGTCCTCCTCATCCTCGTCGTCCAGCTCCTCTGACTCGGAGTCTGATGAGGAGGGCGGCGGCTCCACGCTTGGCCCTCAGGtgacaagcaggggcagaggaggcCTTCCCAAACCGCAGGCCTCCCATTCGCTTGAAAACGGAGCCCCCAAAATCGCAGCTTCCACCAAAGAGAAGACCCGGTCCCAGCAGGGACAGCCAGACCCGAGCCCTCCAGAGAGGCCCCGGCAGGCAAAGAAGAAAGGGACCCCTGTGAGGCCCTTAGAGGACAGAAAAGACACCAAACCGAGAACCACAGCACCCGGGTTGCACGCAGATAAGGAGTTGATGAAGCAAAACGTAAAGgagaaacaaatgggaaaaatacTTAGATCAAgtgagaaagataaagaaagtCCCAAACCACTGGAAGTTAAAAAAGCCTCACCTGACCATGTGAAGTCAGGCTTGTCTACACAGCCGGCTGGTAGCCCCGCGCCCGCCACGTCAGGCTTGTCTGCACAGCCGGCTGCCAGCTCCACGCCGGTGACGTCAGGCTTGTCTACACAGCCGGCTGCCAGCCCTGTGCCATCGTCAGAAGCAAGCAGAGCAggggggcagctgcaggcacctcCTGAGACCAGAGATGGGCGTTTGGAGAAACAAGTCCTGGAACGCGATGGGGAGGGGGCGTTTCCCCCGGTCGGCAGGGAAGGTTCTGGAAAGCGGATCGTGGGAGGAGTCCTGCAGGCTCGAGAGGAGGCGCTGGGAGAGCAGGTACCACCCGTCCAGCACCAGCCCGGGAAGCCGGCAGGCCTGGAGCTCGAGGGAAAGGACGAGACGGCGTCGGCGCCTGGCCCGGCAGAGCGGGGCGACACACAGG AGCCCGCTCAAGCCACCAGCCCTGCCGAGCCGTTTGATAATACCACGTACAGGAACCTCCAGCACCATGACTACACCCCGTACACCTTCTTAGACCTCAACCTGGACCTGTCCAAGTTCCGGATTCCCCAGCCCTCTTCCGGACGGGAGTCCCCTCGCCACTGA
- the NDUFV3 gene encoding NADH dehydrogenase [ubiquinone] flavoprotein 3, mitochondrial isoform X2 has protein sequence MAASLLLRRGRSAALKTVLREARLCRGLASTVSLSAESGKTEKGLPPNSKRQSPPKSPRAQRTVRSRCGYWQDSKVRTTLLSAGEKKGRGLLRMRWAPALENRVAASGACSAAVYF, from the exons ATGGCGGCCTCCCTTCTGCTGCGGCGAGGACGGTCCGCGGCGCTGAAG ACTGTGCTCCGAGAAGCACGGCTGTGTCGGGGACTTGCTTCCACGGTTTCCCTCTCTGCAGAATCAGGGAAGACCGAAAAGGGACTGCCACCGAATTCCAAGAGGCAAAGCCCACCAAAAA GTCCCAGAGCCCAGAGAACAGTGAGAAGCCGCTGTGGATACTGGCAGGACAGTAAAGTCAGGACTACGCTTCTTTCCGCTGGAGAGAAGAAGGGTCGAGGTCTCTTGAGGATGAGATGGGCTCCGGCACTTGAGAACAGAGTCGCCGCGTCTGGCGCCTGCTCAGCCGcagtgtatttttaa
- the NDUFV3 gene encoding NADH dehydrogenase [ubiquinone] flavoprotein 3, mitochondrial isoform X3, with product MAASLLLRRGRSAALKTVLREARLCRGLASTVSLSAESGKTEKGLPPNSKRQSPPKKPAQATSPAEPFDNTTYRNLQHHDYTPYTFLDLNLDLSKFRIPQPSSGRESPRH from the exons ATGGCGGCCTCCCTTCTGCTGCGGCGAGGACGGTCCGCGGCGCTGAAG ACTGTGCTCCGAGAAGCACGGCTGTGTCGGGGACTTGCTTCCACGGTTTCCCTCTCTGCAGAATCAGGGAAGACCGAAAAGGGACTGCCACCGAATTCCAAGAGGCAAAGCCCACCAAAAA AGCCCGCTCAAGCCACCAGCCCTGCCGAGCCGTTTGATAATACCACGTACAGGAACCTCCAGCACCATGACTACACCCCGTACACCTTCTTAGACCTCAACCTGGACCTGTCCAAGTTCCGGATTCCCCAGCCCTCTTCCGGACGGGAGTCCCCTCGCCACTGA